The proteins below come from a single uncultured Methanobrevibacter sp. genomic window:
- the rfbA gene encoding glucose-1-phosphate thymidylyltransferase RfbA, which produces MKGIVLAGGSGTRLYPITKAISKQLVPLYDKPMIYYPISVLMLAGIKDILIISTPRDLPMFKELLGDGSSLGINFSYEVQEKPNGLAEAFIVGEEFIGDDDVALILGDNIFHGHRFTEILERATKLEEGAVIFGYYTNNPEAFGVVEFDENWNVLSVEEKPEKPKSNYVVPGLYFYDNEVVEIAKNVEPSQRGELEITSVNEEYLNRGKLKVELLGRGMAWLDTGTHDGLLEASNFIETIQKRQGLYIACLEEIAYNKGYITKEELLKTADELKKTDYGKYLFNLVKDD; this is translated from the coding sequence ATGAAAGGAATTGTACTTGCTGGGGGATCTGGAACTCGTTTGTATCCAATCACAAAAGCAATATCTAAACAGTTAGTACCTTTGTATGATAAACCAATGATTTATTATCCTATTTCAGTCTTAATGCTTGCAGGAATCAAAGATATTCTAATAATATCCACTCCTAGAGATTTACCTATGTTTAAGGAACTTTTAGGTGATGGTAGTAGTTTAGGAATTAATTTTAGTTATGAAGTTCAGGAAAAACCTAACGGACTTGCAGAAGCATTTATTGTTGGTGAGGAGTTTATTGGTGATGATGATGTTGCTTTAATTTTAGGAGATAATATTTTCCATGGTCACAGGTTTACTGAAATTTTAGAAAGAGCTACTAAATTAGAGGAAGGAGCTGTAATATTTGGATATTATACAAATAATCCAGAAGCTTTTGGAGTAGTTGAATTTGATGAAAATTGGAATGTACTTTCAGTTGAAGAAAAACCTGAAAAACCTAAATCTAATTATGTGGTGCCTGGACTTTATTTCTATGATAATGAGGTAGTTGAAATAGCTAAGAATGTTGAACCTTCTCAAAGAGGTGAACTTGAAATTACTTCAGTTAATGAAGAATATCTTAATCGTGGAAAACTTAAAGTTGAACTTCTTGGAAGAGGAATGGCTTGGTTAGATACTGGAACTCACGATGGTCTTTTAGAAGCTTCTAATTTCATTGAAACAATACAAAAAAGACAAGGTCTTTATATTGCATGTCTTGAAGAGATAGCTTATAATAAAGGTTACATTACTAAAGAAGAACTTTTAAAAACAGCTGATGAACTTAAAAAAACAGATTATGGTAAATATTTATTTAATTTAGTTAAAGATGATTAA
- the rfbC gene encoding dTDP-4-dehydrorhamnose 3,5-epimerase, producing the protein MGNFKFTKTDIEGMFVVEPAVYGDNRGYFMETYNENDFKKAGYDLTFVQDNQSQSFKGVLRGLHLQLKYPQGKLVRVIKGEVFDVGVDLRADSPTYGKWHGEILSAENKKQLYIPPKFAHGFVVLSDEAEFVYKCTEFYHGEDEGGIMWNDPDIVIEWPLDGIDEITLSDKDKQWKTLRESQIKY; encoded by the coding sequence ATGGGAAATTTTAAATTTACAAAAACTGATATTGAAGGAATGTTTGTAGTTGAACCTGCAGTTTATGGAGATAATCGTGGGTATTTCATGGAAACATATAATGAAAATGATTTTAAAAAAGCAGGTTATGATTTAACTTTTGTACAGGATAATCAGTCACAATCATTTAAAGGAGTTCTTAGGGGACTTCATTTACAATTAAAATATCCTCAGGGAAAATTAGTTAGAGTTATTAAAGGAGAAGTATTCGATGTTGGGGTGGATCTTAGAGCAGATTCTCCTACTTATGGAAAATGGCATGGTGAGATATTATCTGCCGAAAATAAAAAACAATTATATATTCCTCCTAAATTTGCACATGGTTTTGTAGTATTATCTGATGAAGCTGAATTTGTATATAAATGCACAGAATTCTATCATGGGGAAGATGAAGGTGGAATCATGTGGAATGATCCTGATATAGTTATTGAATGGCCATTAGATGGAATTGATGAAATTACTTTATCTGATAAGGATAAACAATGGAAAACATTAAGGGAATCACAAATTAAGTATTAG
- the rfbB gene encoding dTDP-glucose 4,6-dehydratase, which produces MTKILITGGAGFIGSNFVKYMIDKYPDYEFTNLDALTYCGNLENLKDIEDKDNYTFVKGDIRDKDIVDDLVKKSDYVINFAAESHVDRSISDPEIFIKSNVLGTQVLLNAVKEYGVEKYVQISTDEVYGTLGETGYFTETTPLQPNSPYSASKASADLVVRAYYETFDLPVNITRCSNNYGPYQFPEKLIPLMISNALEDKKLPIYGDGKNIRDWLHVYDHCSAIDLVLHDGKLGEVYNIGGHNERQNIQIVKLILEALGKDESLIEFVDDRLGHDRRYAIDSTKIRENLGWEPKYTFETGIKETIQWYLDNLDWMDQVKSGEYQEYYKKMYLK; this is translated from the coding sequence ATGACAAAAATATTAATTACTGGTGGAGCAGGGTTTATTGGAAGTAATTTTGTAAAGTATATGATTGATAAATATCCTGATTATGAATTCACTAATTTAGATGCTTTAACATACTGTGGAAATCTTGAAAATTTAAAAGACATTGAAGATAAAGATAATTACACTTTTGTTAAAGGAGATATCAGAGATAAAGATATTGTCGATGATTTAGTTAAAAAATCAGACTATGTTATTAATTTTGCAGCTGAAAGTCATGTAGATAGAAGTATTAGTGATCCGGAGATATTTATTAAGTCCAATGTTTTAGGAACACAGGTATTACTTAATGCAGTTAAAGAATATGGTGTAGAAAAGTATGTTCAAATATCCACTGATGAAGTTTATGGTACACTTGGTGAAACAGGTTATTTCACAGAAACTACTCCATTACAACCTAATAGTCCTTATTCTGCTTCAAAAGCTAGTGCTGATTTAGTTGTAAGAGCATATTATGAAACTTTTGATTTGCCAGTTAATATAACTCGTTGTTCTAATAATTATGGTCCTTATCAATTTCCAGAAAAATTAATTCCTTTAATGATTTCCAATGCATTGGAAGATAAAAAATTACCAATATATGGTGATGGTAAAAATATACGTGACTGGTTACATGTATATGATCATTGTAGTGCAATAGATTTAGTTTTACATGATGGAAAACTTGGTGAAGTTTATAATATTGGTGGTCATAATGAAAGACAAAATATCCAGATTGTAAAATTAATATTGGAAGCTTTAGGTAAAGATGAATCATTAATTGAATTTGTTGATGATAGGTTAGGGCATGATAGGCGTTATGCTATTGATTCAACTAAAATAAGAGAAAATCTTGGATGGGAACCAAAATACACTTTTGAAACTGGTATTAAAGAGACAATTCAATGGTATTTGGATAATCTTGATTGGATGGATCAAGTTAAAAGTGGAGAATATCAGGAATATTATAAAAAAATGTATCTTAAATAA
- a CDS encoding glycosyltransferase family 2 protein, which translates to MPQISVVLPVYNVEKYLKQCLDSLINQTFDDFEVICVNDGSTDSSLNILEEYASKDDRFRIISQQNKGLSGARNTGMNYIKGNYLLFLDSDDWIEENALELLYNQVSNLDSEMIIFPYRYYNQETGKYNENDFTKLNMFDSSIDNKNFNYKNIPEIVFRIPHESIKLYKVETLKKLAVKFPEGLNYEDAYFFYKIFFKLNKVSIIRTPIYNYRIRSDSICTTGSEKSFDIFKILTSIENFLKEDKIYDELKDEFILFIVINLKFVYLRLNESFRNQYLREIKENYEFFALNQINKDHLATWHFDDRVFYNAIDVSNNGVEFELNYKKGYYEFLANHYEGVINHLQQQNQVLTQENDSLKEQLANTSIKNKFKKIVKL; encoded by the coding sequence TTGCCTCAAATTTCAGTAGTTCTACCAGTTTATAATGTGGAAAAATACCTTAAACAGTGTTTGGATAGCTTAATCAATCAAACATTTGATGATTTTGAAGTAATTTGTGTAAATGATGGTTCTACTGATTCTTCACTTAATATTTTAGAAGAATATGCAAGTAAGGATGATAGATTTAGAATAATTTCTCAACAAAATAAAGGATTAAGTGGAGCAAGAAACACAGGAATGAATTATATTAAAGGTAACTATTTATTATTCTTAGATTCTGATGATTGGATAGAAGAAAATGCATTGGAATTATTATATAATCAAGTAAGTAATCTGGATTCTGAAATGATAATTTTCCCATATAGATATTACAATCAAGAAACTGGAAAATATAATGAAAATGACTTTACAAAATTAAACATGTTTGATTCATCAATAGATAATAAGAATTTTAATTATAAAAATATCCCGGAAATAGTATTTAGAATTCCCCATGAATCTATTAAATTATACAAAGTTGAAACACTAAAAAAACTGGCTGTTAAATTTCCAGAAGGACTTAATTATGAAGATGCTTATTTCTTTTATAAAATCTTTTTTAAACTAAACAAGGTTTCAATTATAAGAACTCCAATTTATAATTATAGAATAAGAAGTGATTCAATTTGTACGACGGGTAGTGAAAAATCATTTGATATATTTAAAATTTTAACTTCCATTGAAAACTTTCTGAAAGAAGATAAAATCTATGATGAACTTAAGGATGAATTCATACTTTTCATTGTTATAAATCTGAAATTTGTTTATTTAAGACTAAATGAAAGCTTTAGAAACCAATATCTTAGAGAAATAAAAGAAAACTATGAATTTTTTGCTTTAAACCAGATTAATAAAGACCATTTAGCTACATGGCATTTTGATGATAGAGTATTTTATAATGCAATAGATGTTTCAAATAATGGTGTTGAATTTGAATTAAACTATAAAAAAGGATATTATGAATTTTTAGCTAATCATTATGAAGGAGTAATTAATCACTTACAACAGCAAAACCAAGTTTTAACACAGGAAAACGACAGTTTGAAAGAACAATTAGCTAATACTTCTATTAAAAATAAATTTAAGAAAATTGTGAAATTATGA
- a CDS encoding glycosyltransferase family 2 protein produces MSYKLSVIVPVFNAEKYIRESLDSLVNQTLGINNIEVIIVNDNSSDNTLDIIKEYTEKYTSFKVINNETNLGPGESRNLALSEVTSDYVTYLDADDFISENAYADGLAKIDEFDVDLLIYNWETYTGSDYVEPINIHQQNTEENKLIENIKDYPKLFLSTAPWNKIYHKSLFKYLKFSKGFYEDNIVAVLSLINAKRIFLSKDSIYYYRKNFDSTTENISVDSSIHLSNSIKEIFDLKEEYPDFLDYIKLLNINFIYDILFWIYYYDWTIPQEVKMVDKLKSSIIPFTSDDINRFKKLFPDKLSYEEDILELTNYDSNTFLAKYKYFNRLNKVNSKASLYVDVGRGFNEEDKVEITYTPLRKNKLTFNLENFNNICQLRFDPLEGSFIKCSVTNNLPIVSSNCDNSIEEDYQLFTNLDPCYVLDADFSNISSIQINFDLEILNNNDIANLFRQKDNIINNLQVKPKKRKFGFFR; encoded by the coding sequence ATGAGTTATAAATTAAGTGTTATTGTCCCTGTCTTCAATGCTGAGAAATATATTAGGGAATCTCTAGATTCATTAGTTAATCAAACTTTGGGAATAAACAATATTGAAGTTATAATTGTTAATGATAATTCATCAGATAATACTTTAGATATAATCAAGGAATACACGGAAAAATATACTTCTTTTAAAGTAATAAATAATGAAACTAATTTGGGGCCTGGAGAAAGTAGAAATCTAGCTTTAAGTGAAGTTACTTCAGATTATGTGACATATTTGGATGCAGATGATTTTATATCTGAAAATGCATATGCAGATGGTTTAGCTAAAATAGATGAATTTGATGTGGATTTACTGATTTATAATTGGGAAACATACACTGGAAGTGATTATGTTGAACCTATTAATATTCATCAACAAAATACTGAGGAAAATAAGTTAATAGAAAATATTAAAGATTATCCGAAGCTATTTTTATCAACTGCACCATGGAATAAAATTTATCATAAAAGTTTATTTAAGTATCTGAAATTCTCAAAAGGATTTTATGAAGATAATATTGTAGCTGTTTTATCTTTAATCAATGCTAAACGGATATTTTTATCAAAAGATTCTATTTATTATTATAGAAAAAATTTTGATTCTACTACTGAAAACATTAGTGTTGATAGTTCTATTCATCTTTCAAATTCAATAAAAGAAATTTTTGATTTAAAAGAGGAATATCCTGATTTTTTAGATTATATTAAGTTACTAAATATTAACTTTATTTATGATATTCTATTTTGGATATATTATTATGACTGGACAATTCCGCAGGAAGTTAAAATGGTGGATAAACTTAAATCATCAATTATTCCATTTACATCAGATGATATTAACAGATTTAAAAAGCTGTTTCCAGATAAACTTAGTTATGAAGAAGATATTTTAGAGTTAACAAATTATGATTCCAATACTTTTTTAGCTAAATATAAATATTTCAATAGGCTAAATAAGGTTAATTCAAAGGCTAGTTTGTATGTTGATGTTGGAAGAGGATTTAATGAAGAAGACAAGGTAGAAATTACTTACACTCCATTAAGAAAAAATAAATTAACATTTAACTTAGAAAACTTTAATAATATCTGTCAGTTACGTTTTGACCCATTGGAAGGTAGTTTTATTAAATGTAGTGTAACTAACAATCTGCCTATTGTCAGTTCCAACTGTGATAATTCAATTGAGGAAGATTATCAATTATTTACTAATCTTGATCCCTGTTATGTTCTAGATGCTGATTTTAGTAATATTTCAAGTATTCAAATTAATTTTGATTTGGAAATTTTAAATAATAATGATATCGCTAATTTATTTAGACAAAAAGATAATATTATAAATAACTTACAAGTAAAACCTAAGAAAAGGAAATTTGGCTTTTTTAGATAG
- a CDS encoding glycosyltransferase family 2 protein — translation MSDISYSKFLIKSKFNPVKAKKYLESYDKIMKSGLFDKNYYLKAYPHIAKSGMDPLVHYLFYGYKEDKNPSAQFNLKRYLEEYPEIKQNNLNPLIHYIDNGHEGFTLEENPFIARKKKIIDTNSLFLANYNFNEEPLVSIIILNRNGLGHLQRLFTDFDKKTNYSNYEIIVVDNASCDKSVEYLYSLDLPITVIENKENVSFSKGNNDAAKIANGRYLLLLNNDIEPTHGWLNEMVGIMLNNDNVGSVGAKLIFPYYEDMVNQGKSFSIQHAGVKFREEMTPYIYGPYHENMYSTMLFSNELNHQKEVISNTAACLLIPKEVYFQLDGLDENYIYGYEDIDFAFKLYKAGYRTIYAPAALLFHHESATRKENDDEKNQLNYQNIMYFVEKWGDFIFKEILKDKLESNNFFTNKKLDVSIISENNELVKNVVSKLNNEGYNVKLISNINNLDIGEDCDILISTKKEYDIEKISSRLNLIKVLVANEENNNYDIVLNEEDFEFNLLDKIKEKYL, via the coding sequence ATGTCTGATATTTCATATTCAAAATTTTTAATTAAATCTAAATTTAATCCAGTTAAAGCAAAAAAATATTTGGAAAGCTATGATAAGATAATGAAGTCTGGATTATTTGATAAAAATTATTATCTTAAAGCTTATCCGCATATTGCTAAATCTGGAATGGATCCTTTAGTTCACTATTTATTTTATGGATATAAAGAAGATAAAAATCCAAGTGCTCAATTTAATTTAAAAAGATATCTTGAAGAATATCCTGAAATTAAACAAAATAATTTAAATCCATTGATTCATTATATTGATAATGGTCATGAAGGTTTTACTTTAGAAGAAAATCCTTTTATCGCACGTAAGAAAAAAATAATAGATACTAATTCATTATTTTTAGCTAATTATAACTTTAATGAAGAACCATTAGTTTCTATTATAATTTTAAACAGAAATGGATTAGGGCATTTACAAAGGTTGTTTACAGATTTTGACAAAAAAACAAATTATTCTAACTATGAAATTATTGTAGTTGATAATGCTTCATGTGATAAATCTGTTGAATATTTATACTCTCTGGATTTACCAATTACTGTTATTGAAAATAAGGAAAATGTAAGCTTTTCAAAAGGAAATAATGATGCTGCTAAAATAGCTAATGGACGTTATCTTCTTTTGTTAAATAATGATATAGAACCTACTCATGGTTGGCTTAATGAAATGGTTGGAATCATGTTAAATAATGATAATGTAGGTTCTGTTGGAGCTAAATTAATTTTCCCATACTATGAAGACATGGTTAATCAGGGAAAATCATTTTCAATTCAACATGCAGGAGTAAAATTTAGAGAAGAAATGACTCCTTATATTTATGGTCCTTATCATGAAAATATGTATTCAACAATGCTTTTTTCTAATGAGTTAAATCATCAAAAAGAAGTAATTTCCAATACTGCAGCCTGTTTACTGATTCCAAAAGAAGTTTATTTCCAATTAGATGGATTGGATGAAAATTATATTTATGGTTATGAGGATATTGACTTTGCATTTAAATTATATAAAGCAGGTTATAGGACAATTTATGCTCCAGCAGCATTATTATTCCATCATGAGTCTGCAACTAGAAAAGAAAATGATGATGAGAAAAATCAACTTAATTATCAAAATATAATGTATTTTGTTGAAAAATGGGGCGATTTTATTTTTAAAGAGATTTTAAAAGATAAACTTGAATCAAATAACTTCTTTACAAATAAAAAATTAGATGTCAGTATTATAAGTGAAAACAATGAATTAGTAAAAAATGTTGTTTCCAAATTAAATAATGAAGGATATAATGTTAAATTAATTTCAAACATAAATAATTTAGATATTGGTGAAGACTGTGATATTTTAATATCTACTAAAAAAGAATATGATATTGAAAAAATAAGCTCAAGACTTAATTTAATAAAGGTATTGGTAGCTAATGAAGAAAATAATAATTATGATATAGTTTTAAATGAAGAAGACTTTGAA